In Scytonema millei VB511283, a single window of DNA contains:
- the speD gene encoding adenosylmethionine decarboxylase — translation MEKRFDFYGRHLLLNFSGCEADMDDLEQIERDMVRAVSAVGATIVAHLKHKFEPCGVSVVLMLSESHASIHTYPEYRACFLDIFTCGDLDVVPFGEVLEKLWRPKWVSKQLHERADPAIVQVSQLPLMLRK, via the coding sequence ATGGAAAAGCGTTTCGATTTTTACGGTCGGCATTTGCTGCTGAATTTTTCTGGTTGTGAAGCTGACATGGACGATCTAGAACAGATCGAACGCGATATGGTCAGAGCAGTTAGTGCAGTAGGAGCTACCATTGTGGCGCATCTCAAGCACAAATTTGAACCTTGCGGTGTTTCGGTTGTGTTGATGCTTTCCGAGTCCCACGCCAGCATTCACACCTATCCAGAATACCGAGCTTGTTTCTTAGATATATTCACCTGTGGCGATTTAGATGTTGTACCCTTTGGTGAGGTATTAGAAAAACTCTGGCGACCAAAATGGGTTTCCAAGCAATTGCATGAAAGAGCCGATCCGGCGATCGTTCAAGTCTCGCAGTTGCCTTTAATGCTGAGAAAGTAA